In one window of Archangium lipolyticum DNA:
- a CDS encoding lysophospholipid acyltransferase family protein has translation MASKGVLGNDPFQRGAAQRPAEPKKAQAEPPATKKSAPPAKAAKKAPAPKEKPAARAAAPKPAAPKSAPKPAANATPRPAEQKAATPRSTTHKPAEPKSAPASATGARAKKATPSREKAAPEAVPPQAEVRTPPKAVSAAAAEMALPVEPPVPPTPEPVRAEAREEERPTVEEPAAAREPEAPAVPSGSEESEEDEELLERAAEALTAAETLRELEDAIGEALSTAAVTVPGFEDAATRPVAEVVAVEVIDGSRDEYAPSSEAEAEVEARIEVEVEAALAPALPVARSHTEVFFTDESPGAEPRRFGERFAGLMSLAKDVAFQAVASERFSKTVSSAQGLLGAALTGIGLGMGGGTAIDEYGKDAALGNVLQPVLDFLYERYWRVSVQGASHVPAGPVLLVANHSGALPFDGPMLQQSLSRERPDLQEARWLAEDQVFHAPMLGTLMNRLGAVRACPENALRLLDELRPVIVFPEGIQGLGKPFAQRYQLKRFGRGGFVKLALRTGAPIVPVAIVGAEETAPLFGKLPASFLGLPYLPLTPPPLPARWTIRFGEPIGMGELPPEAADDMSQVQRLTERTRESIQGMLQALLKERRSVFSG, from the coding sequence ATGGCCAGCAAGGGAGTGCTCGGGAACGACCCGTTCCAGAGGGGCGCCGCACAGCGGCCCGCGGAGCCGAAGAAGGCCCAGGCCGAGCCGCCAGCCACGAAGAAGTCCGCGCCGCCGGCCAAGGCCGCGAAGAAGGCCCCCGCGCCAAAGGAGAAGCCCGCCGCCCGGGCCGCCGCGCCCAAGCCGGCCGCGCCGAAGTCGGCGCCCAAGCCCGCGGCGAACGCCACGCCCAGGCCAGCGGAGCAGAAGGCGGCGACGCCCAGGAGCACCACGCACAAGCCGGCGGAGCCGAAATCAGCACCCGCGTCCGCGACGGGGGCTCGCGCGAAGAAGGCCACGCCGTCCAGGGAGAAGGCCGCCCCCGAGGCCGTGCCACCCCAGGCGGAGGTGCGCACACCGCCCAAGGCGGTCAGCGCCGCCGCGGCCGAAATGGCGCTCCCGGTCGAGCCGCCGGTGCCTCCAACCCCCGAGCCAGTACGGGCGGAGGCTCGTGAGGAGGAACGGCCCACCGTCGAGGAGCCAGCGGCCGCGCGCGAGCCCGAGGCCCCCGCCGTGCCGTCCGGGTCCGAGGAATCGGAGGAGGACGAGGAGTTGCTGGAGCGAGCGGCGGAGGCACTCACGGCCGCGGAGACACTCCGGGAGTTGGAGGACGCCATCGGGGAGGCGCTGTCCACCGCCGCGGTCACCGTGCCCGGATTCGAAGACGCGGCGACGAGACCGGTGGCGGAAGTGGTGGCGGTGGAGGTGATCGACGGGAGCCGGGACGAGTACGCGCCGAGCAGCGAGGCGGAAGCCGAGGTGGAGGCCCGGATCGAGGTGGAGGTGGAGGCCGCGCTGGCCCCTGCCCTGCCCGTGGCGAGAAGCCACACGGAGGTCTTCTTCACGGACGAGTCCCCGGGAGCCGAGCCGCGCCGGTTCGGAGAGCGGTTCGCGGGGCTGATGTCGCTGGCGAAGGACGTGGCGTTCCAGGCAGTGGCGAGCGAGCGGTTCAGCAAGACGGTGAGCTCGGCGCAGGGGCTGCTGGGAGCGGCGCTGACGGGGATTGGGTTGGGGATGGGGGGCGGAACGGCCATCGACGAGTACGGGAAGGACGCGGCGCTCGGCAACGTGCTGCAGCCGGTGCTGGACTTCCTGTACGAGCGCTACTGGCGGGTGTCGGTGCAGGGGGCGAGCCACGTGCCGGCGGGGCCGGTGCTGCTGGTGGCCAACCACTCGGGGGCGCTGCCCTTCGACGGGCCGATGCTGCAACAGTCCCTGTCGCGGGAGCGGCCCGACCTGCAGGAGGCGCGCTGGCTGGCGGAGGACCAGGTCTTCCACGCGCCGATGCTGGGCACGCTGATGAACCGGCTGGGCGCGGTGCGGGCCTGCCCGGAGAACGCGCTGAGGCTGCTGGACGAATTGCGCCCGGTCATCGTCTTCCCCGAGGGCATCCAGGGGTTGGGCAAGCCGTTCGCGCAGCGCTACCAGCTCAAGCGTTTCGGCCGGGGTGGCTTCGTGAAGCTGGCGCTGCGCACGGGAGCGCCCATCGTACCGGTGGCCATCGTGGGGGCGGAGGAGACGGCACCGCTGTTCGGGAAGCTTCCGGCCAGCTTCCTGGGGCTTCCCTACCTGCCCCTGACGCCGCCGCCGCTGCCGGCCCGGTGGACCATCCGCTTCGGCGAGCCCATCGGCATGGGAGAGCTGCCACCGGAGGCCGCCGACGACATGTCCCAGGTGCAGCGGCTCACCGAGCGCACCCGCGAGTCCATCCAGGGCATGCTCCAGGCCCTGCTCAAGGAGCGCCGCTCGGTCTTCTCGGGCTGA
- a CDS encoding NAD-dependent epimerase/dehydratase family protein, which yields MEATQASKGGLRIAVTGAAGDLGRLLLPLLERDPDVESILVLDVAKPAGDKVDFHRVDLTRHDAESELSDALAELPVDIFYHLAFLYGPVRDGSLAHELEVIGTMSVLSAVGRARVPRLIVPSMTALYGARGQHPALLSEDTPLMGCPGSRFVTDKVEVEKQVSAFRERHPETRVIVLRFAPLFGPNMNNPATRMLSHRVVPTLLGYDPLWQALHEEDAARALYQALSANAEGEFNIVGRGVLPLSALIREAGGQPLPLPGPFYRAALKTMTSLGGPGFPTALLDYMHYGWVADGERAEEELGFIPMFHARDAVAAMRRS from the coding sequence ATGGAAGCGACACAGGCGAGCAAGGGGGGGCTGCGCATCGCGGTGACGGGCGCGGCCGGTGACCTGGGCCGGCTGCTGCTACCGCTGCTGGAGCGCGACCCCGACGTGGAGAGCATCCTGGTCCTCGACGTGGCCAAGCCCGCCGGAGACAAGGTGGACTTCCATCGCGTGGACCTCACGCGGCACGACGCGGAGAGCGAGCTGTCCGACGCCCTCGCGGAGCTGCCCGTGGACATCTTCTACCACCTGGCCTTCCTGTACGGGCCGGTGCGGGACGGCTCGCTGGCGCACGAGCTGGAGGTCATCGGCACCATGAGCGTGCTGAGCGCGGTGGGGCGGGCCCGGGTGCCACGGCTGATCGTCCCCTCGATGACGGCGCTCTACGGGGCGCGAGGCCAGCACCCAGCCCTGCTGAGCGAGGACACTCCGCTCATGGGGTGCCCCGGCAGCCGTTTCGTCACCGACAAGGTCGAGGTGGAGAAGCAGGTGAGCGCCTTCCGCGAGCGCCACCCGGAGACGCGGGTGATCGTCCTGCGCTTCGCGCCGCTGTTCGGACCGAACATGAACAACCCGGCGACGCGGATGCTGTCGCACCGGGTGGTGCCCACGCTGCTCGGGTACGATCCGCTCTGGCAGGCGCTGCACGAGGAGGACGCGGCCCGTGCGCTGTACCAGGCCCTCAGCGCCAACGCGGAGGGCGAATTCAACATCGTGGGCCGGGGAGTGCTGCCGCTGTCGGCGCTCATCCGGGAGGCGGGCGGGCAACCGCTTCCCCTGCCGGGACCCTTCTACCGGGCGGCCCTGAAGACGATGACCTCGCTGGGGGGACCGGGGTTCCCCACGGCGCTGCTCGACTACATGCACTACGGCTGGGTCGCCGACGGCGAGCGGGCGGAAGAAGAGCTCGGCTTCATCCCCATGTTCCACGCCCGGGACGCCGTGGCGGCGATGCGGAGGAGTTGA
- the mutL gene encoding DNA mismatch repair endonuclease MutL — protein sequence MARIALLSDTLINKIAAGEVVERPASVVKELVENSIDAGSHTVRVALERGGLGRITISDDGHGMGPEDARMCLARHATSKLRQLDDLFTINTKGFRGEALPAIASVSRFTLHTAEPDAQVGTRVVVEGGSEPLVEEAPPRVGTVISVEDLFYNTPARRKFMRRESTELQHAEEAVIRLALAHPDVSFFVEHGGQQLFTSPASPGDPRERIAAALGPGVHPHLVPVEERRLGVTVTGHIASPEYTLPNARGIYTFVNRRYIRDRGLNSAIQRAFQEFLAAGRQPVVVLFIDMEPRAVDVNVHPQKLEVRFADARGVGDAVNAAIVRALRAAPWLGNKGDGLAPEPPRQAAHYAMAVERFLTRAQEATWGAPLPLPGTQDAPGPGPAAEFPFAPGPSSTGPGFGSTFAPASPLPPGRTPAFGQAQPQLNEAPPPGYFGALRPMGVLGERFHVCEGPGGTLVVLDAHAALERVRLMTFQKALEDEKPPVPTLFGATVELPVPVARSLVEGREALARLGLEVEPFGGTTLAVKALPPSLVGADARALLEALARALPPPGSALDAVALAESLRVLACHAARHAEGQLSDGKLRALLGELDAADFHPSCIHGTVVVLEVPLLELERRALRPPGPRP from the coding sequence ATGGCACGTATCGCCCTTCTCAGCGACACCCTCATCAACAAGATCGCCGCCGGTGAGGTGGTCGAGCGCCCCGCCTCCGTCGTGAAGGAATTGGTGGAGAATTCCATCGACGCTGGTTCCCACACCGTGCGAGTGGCCCTCGAGCGAGGGGGACTCGGGCGCATCACCATCTCGGATGACGGGCACGGCATGGGGCCGGAGGACGCGCGGATGTGTCTGGCGCGCCACGCCACCAGCAAGCTGCGCCAGCTGGACGATCTGTTCACCATCAACACCAAGGGCTTCCGGGGCGAGGCGCTGCCGGCCATCGCGTCCGTGTCGCGCTTCACGCTGCACACCGCCGAGCCCGACGCCCAGGTGGGCACGCGGGTGGTGGTGGAGGGGGGCAGTGAGCCGCTGGTGGAGGAGGCGCCGCCGCGGGTGGGCACGGTCATCTCCGTGGAGGACCTCTTCTACAACACGCCGGCGCGGCGCAAGTTCATGCGCCGGGAGTCCACGGAGCTGCAGCACGCGGAGGAGGCCGTCATCCGGCTGGCGCTCGCGCACCCGGACGTGTCCTTCTTCGTGGAGCACGGGGGCCAGCAGCTCTTCACCAGCCCGGCGAGCCCGGGAGATCCGCGCGAGCGCATCGCCGCGGCGCTGGGGCCGGGGGTGCACCCGCACCTGGTGCCCGTGGAGGAGCGGCGGCTGGGCGTGACCGTCACCGGACACATCGCCTCGCCCGAGTACACGCTGCCCAACGCGCGCGGCATCTACACCTTCGTCAACCGCCGCTACATCCGGGACCGGGGCCTCAACAGCGCCATCCAGCGCGCCTTCCAGGAGTTCCTCGCCGCCGGGCGCCAGCCGGTGGTGGTGCTGTTCATCGACATGGAGCCCCGGGCGGTGGACGTGAACGTGCACCCGCAGAAGCTGGAGGTGCGCTTCGCCGATGCCCGGGGCGTGGGCGACGCGGTGAACGCCGCCATCGTCCGCGCGCTCCGGGCCGCGCCCTGGCTGGGCAACAAGGGGGATGGGCTCGCCCCCGAGCCTCCCCGGCAGGCCGCCCACTACGCCATGGCCGTGGAGCGCTTCCTCACCCGCGCGCAGGAGGCCACGTGGGGTGCGCCGCTGCCGCTGCCCGGCACCCAGGACGCCCCCGGACCCGGGCCCGCGGCGGAGTTCCCCTTCGCCCCCGGGCCCTCGTCGACAGGGCCCGGCTTCGGCTCCACCTTCGCGCCCGCCTCGCCGCTGCCACCGGGACGCACGCCGGCCTTCGGCCAGGCCCAGCCCCAGCTCAACGAGGCCCCGCCGCCGGGCTACTTCGGCGCGCTGCGGCCCATGGGCGTGCTGGGGGAGCGCTTCCACGTCTGCGAGGGGCCCGGTGGCACCCTGGTGGTGCTGGACGCGCACGCCGCCCTGGAGCGGGTGCGGCTGATGACCTTCCAGAAGGCCCTGGAGGACGAGAAGCCCCCCGTGCCCACGCTCTTCGGCGCCACGGTGGAGCTGCCCGTCCCGGTGGCCCGGTCACTGGTGGAGGGCCGTGAGGCGCTCGCCCGGTTGGGGCTGGAGGTGGAGCCCTTCGGGGGCACCACGCTCGCGGTCAAGGCGCTGCCGCCCTCGCTGGTGGGCGCGGACGCCCGGGCGCTGCTGGAGGCCCTGGCCCGCGCGCTGCCTCCGCCCGGCTCGGCGCTGGACGCGGTGGCCCTCGCCGAGTCCCTCCGGGTGCTTGCCTGCCATGCCGCGCGCCACGCCGAGGGCCAGCTCAGCGACGGCAAGCTCCGGGCGCTGCTCGGCGAGCTGGACGCGGCGGACTTCCACCCCTCGTGCATCCACGGCACCGTGGTGGTGCTCGAGGTGCCGCTGCTGGAGCTGGAGCGTCGCGCGTTGCGGCCGCCCGGCCCGAGACCCTGA
- the pip gene encoding prolyl aminopeptidase: MSLVTPRTLYPPLEPYNTGRLRVSALHEVYFEESGNPKGKPVVFVHGGPGGGTDPKQRRFFDPAAYRIVLFDQRGCGKSTPHACVEENTLWHLVEDMETLRSHLGIERWQVFGGSWGSTLALAYAQKHPERVTELVLRGIFLLRKQEIHWFYQHGAHALFPDAWEDYLAPIPPEERGDLLQAYHRRLMSEDVKVRQEAARAWSVWEARTSYLLPNAATVALFGEDAYSLAFARIESHYFVNGAFLRSETQLLDDVPRIRHIPGVIVQGRYDIPCPVQSAWALHKAWPEAELKIIPDAGHSAYEPGITAALVEATDRFRP; encoded by the coding sequence ATGTCCCTCGTCACACCGCGCACCCTCTACCCTCCCCTCGAGCCCTACAACACCGGCCGTCTGCGCGTCTCCGCGCTGCACGAGGTGTACTTCGAGGAGTCCGGCAACCCGAAGGGCAAGCCGGTCGTCTTCGTCCACGGCGGCCCTGGCGGCGGTACGGATCCCAAGCAGCGGCGCTTCTTCGACCCGGCGGCCTACCGCATCGTCCTGTTCGATCAGCGCGGCTGTGGCAAGAGCACCCCGCACGCCTGCGTGGAGGAGAACACCCTCTGGCACCTGGTGGAGGACATGGAGACGCTGCGCAGCCACCTGGGCATCGAGCGGTGGCAGGTCTTCGGCGGCTCGTGGGGCAGCACGCTCGCGCTCGCCTACGCGCAGAAGCACCCGGAGCGCGTCACGGAGCTGGTGCTGCGCGGCATCTTCCTGCTGCGCAAGCAGGAGATTCACTGGTTCTACCAGCACGGCGCGCACGCCCTCTTCCCGGACGCCTGGGAGGACTACCTGGCCCCCATCCCTCCCGAGGAGCGGGGCGACCTGCTCCAGGCCTATCACCGCAGGCTGATGAGCGAGGACGTGAAGGTGCGGCAGGAGGCGGCGCGGGCCTGGAGCGTCTGGGAGGCCCGCACGAGCTACCTCCTCCCCAACGCGGCCACCGTCGCGCTCTTCGGCGAGGACGCGTACTCGCTCGCCTTCGCGCGCATCGAGTCCCACTACTTCGTCAACGGCGCCTTCCTGCGGAGCGAGACCCAGCTCCTGGACGACGTGCCGCGCATCCGCCACATCCCCGGGGTCATCGTGCAGGGCCGCTATGACATCCCCTGCCCCGTGCAGAGCGCCTGGGCCCTGCACAAGGCGTGGCCCGAGGCGGAGCTGAAGATCATCCCGGACGCGGGGCACTCCGCCTACGAGCCCGGCATCACCGCCGCGCTCGTGGAGGCCACGGACCGCTTCCGCCCCTGA
- a CDS encoding tetratricopeptide repeat protein — MAAAETKPEQSNKELSEIRKEVIEARNLVIKTDSLLKNLHAEVKAIGKRHEDLQKRQWISSGVAYAIFAALCVAGAVMVSSAKTSTASAERERLEKTVAELTSQLDKQRTEVAAVQVSQRAAAEVYRLMTNLPGDERLKGVDELVKLDTSKLTQLERHALNDKATQLRREIGDAAFERGKTAFRRNDMKATIEEMSRFVAMNPPAEQLMDASFFLGVAYNMEKKHDQAVPLLTRFIEGDRKAKNRDYAMLLLAQSFQETNQLDKALQMANDGVVQHPASEFIPQFRGRIATVRRAMSGGTAAAPAPAAQPAAPAAQPVAQPAQ, encoded by the coding sequence ATGGCTGCTGCTGAGACGAAGCCGGAGCAAAGCAACAAGGAACTGAGTGAGATCCGCAAGGAGGTCATCGAGGCCCGCAACCTCGTGATCAAGACGGACAGCTTGCTCAAGAACCTTCACGCCGAGGTGAAGGCCATTGGCAAGCGTCACGAGGATCTCCAGAAGCGGCAGTGGATCTCCTCGGGTGTGGCGTACGCGATCTTCGCGGCATTGTGCGTGGCGGGCGCGGTGATGGTGAGCTCGGCGAAGACCTCGACGGCGAGCGCCGAGCGCGAGCGGCTGGAGAAGACGGTGGCCGAGCTGACGTCGCAGCTGGACAAGCAGCGCACGGAGGTGGCGGCGGTGCAGGTGTCCCAGCGCGCGGCGGCCGAGGTGTACCGGCTGATGACGAACCTGCCGGGTGACGAGCGGCTCAAGGGCGTGGACGAGCTGGTGAAGCTCGACACCTCGAAGCTGACGCAGTTGGAGCGCCATGCCCTCAACGACAAGGCGACGCAGCTGCGGCGTGAGATTGGTGACGCGGCGTTCGAGCGGGGCAAGACGGCCTTCCGCCGCAACGACATGAAGGCGACCATCGAGGAGATGTCGCGCTTCGTGGCGATGAATCCTCCGGCGGAGCAGCTCATGGACGCGTCGTTCTTCCTGGGCGTGGCCTACAACATGGAGAAGAAGCACGACCAGGCGGTGCCGCTGCTGACGCGCTTCATCGAGGGCGACCGGAAGGCGAAGAACCGCGACTACGCGATGCTGCTGCTGGCGCAGTCCTTCCAGGAGACGAACCAGCTGGACAAGGCGCTGCAGATGGCCAATGACGGCGTGGTGCAGCATCCGGCCAGCGAGTTCATCCCGCAGTTCCGTGGCCGTATCGCGACGGTGCGGCGGGCGATGTCGGGTGGCACGGCGGCGGCTCCGGCTCCGGCGGCGCAGCCCGCTGCCCCCGCGGCGCAGCCGGTGGCCCAGCCCGCGCAGTGA
- a CDS encoding serine/threonine-protein kinase: MTWFNSGVAFFFLLCAVGLGPQLGWPRAFAIIGSCALYGVYFGGLSRVVRRGWFHPAISWINVCLETGAGVWLFAYDIIFADAEQALSNPAAVLWSTLIVLAALRSKRLALFAGCIVAAEMLLLYFFVALPRLPPPVPVMFSPPLMVQRAVYYVITGGMAALVAGHLTRKAEEALHAIRAKDLLGKYFLHERLGVGGMAEVFRATYSPEGGFEKVVAVKRILPAYAEDEDFVTLFRREAELGSLLNHPNIIQVLDVGRFADTYFMAMEHIEGMSLRELLKLHGPLPPAVVAYIGAELGEALDYVHRRTSSNGVLLRLVHRDVNPPNILLSRIGEVKLGDFGVARAATHVGITQANRVRGKLGYLAPEQVRGESFDGRADLFALGVTLHEALTGHSLFKGVDISERVKPTPPPSLLPPSAFRPDVPPELDAAIMELLQWRSEDRTPRGQRLRERLCGLTGAHAPYPHGQQALARLIQETLVLKAEPAAPPNEVPETASPPQARCDEESTAVLRVGNKGPVEPPALRVGQGGREE, translated from the coding sequence GTGACCTGGTTCAACAGTGGGGTGGCCTTCTTCTTCCTCTTGTGTGCGGTGGGCCTGGGCCCGCAGCTGGGGTGGCCCCGGGCCTTCGCCATCATCGGGAGCTGCGCGCTCTACGGCGTGTACTTCGGGGGGCTGTCGCGGGTGGTGCGGCGGGGGTGGTTCCACCCGGCCATCAGCTGGATCAACGTCTGCCTGGAGACCGGCGCCGGCGTGTGGCTCTTCGCCTATGACATCATCTTCGCGGATGCGGAGCAGGCGCTGTCCAATCCCGCGGCCGTCCTCTGGAGCACGCTCATCGTGCTCGCGGCGCTGCGCTCCAAGCGCCTGGCGCTCTTCGCGGGCTGCATCGTGGCCGCCGAGATGCTGCTGCTCTACTTCTTCGTGGCCCTGCCCCGGCTGCCGCCGCCCGTGCCGGTGATGTTCTCTCCGCCCCTCATGGTGCAGCGCGCCGTCTACTACGTCATCACGGGCGGCATGGCGGCGCTGGTGGCCGGCCACCTCACGCGCAAGGCCGAGGAGGCCCTGCACGCCATCCGCGCCAAGGATCTGCTGGGCAAGTACTTCCTCCACGAGCGGCTGGGCGTGGGAGGCATGGCCGAGGTGTTCCGCGCCACCTACAGCCCGGAGGGCGGCTTCGAGAAGGTCGTGGCCGTCAAGCGCATCCTCCCGGCCTACGCGGAGGACGAGGACTTCGTCACGCTCTTCCGCCGGGAGGCGGAGCTGGGCTCGCTGCTCAACCACCCCAACATCATCCAGGTGCTGGACGTGGGCCGCTTCGCGGACACCTACTTCATGGCCATGGAGCACATCGAGGGCATGTCCCTGCGCGAGCTGCTCAAGCTCCATGGGCCGCTGCCGCCGGCGGTGGTGGCGTACATCGGGGCCGAGCTGGGCGAGGCGCTCGACTACGTGCACCGGCGCACCTCGAGCAATGGCGTGCTGCTGCGGCTGGTCCACCGGGACGTCAATCCGCCCAACATCCTCCTGTCACGCATTGGTGAGGTGAAGCTGGGGGACTTCGGGGTGGCGCGGGCGGCCACCCATGTCGGCATCACCCAGGCCAACCGGGTGCGCGGCAAGCTGGGCTACCTGGCGCCGGAGCAGGTCCGGGGCGAGTCCTTCGACGGGCGCGCGGATCTCTTCGCGCTCGGCGTCACGCTGCACGAGGCGCTCACGGGACATTCCCTCTTCAAGGGAGTCGACATCTCCGAACGGGTGAAACCCACCCCGCCTCCGTCGCTCCTGCCGCCCTCGGCCTTCCGCCCGGACGTGCCTCCGGAGCTGGACGCCGCCATCATGGAGTTGCTCCAGTGGAGGAGCGAGGATCGCACCCCGAGAGGGCAGCGGCTGCGCGAGCGGCTCTGCGGGCTGACGGGAGCTCACGCCCCCTATCCGCACGGACAACAAGCCCTGGCCCGGCTGATCCAGGAGACGCTGGTGCTCAAGGCGGAGCCGGCGGCCCCGCCCAACGAGGTGCCCGAGACCGCGAGCCCCCCGCAGGCCAGGTGCGACGAGGAGTCCACGGCCGTCCTGCGCGTGGGGAACAAGGGCCCGGTGGAGCCGCCGGCACTGCGTGTGGGACAGGGCGGCCGTGAGGAGTGA
- a CDS encoding FBP domain-containing protein — MFRIETEKELLNAFRSRDRKHVELPKGTRLPLFVRDYLAWVDPYGVRVFLVFTAPGSKRPTGITFRRDQQGDKALALRVCDWCRSSGSADQIGLLTTDVDAKRRVGVNLCLDLRCNEKLEATTNMAGGSVLDENKQLIERMARFASEALGMELGSEAS, encoded by the coding sequence AGAAAGAGCTTCTGAACGCATTCCGCTCGCGCGATCGCAAGCACGTCGAGCTGCCCAAGGGTACCCGCCTGCCCCTCTTCGTCCGCGACTACCTCGCGTGGGTGGATCCCTACGGCGTCCGCGTCTTCCTCGTGTTCACCGCTCCGGGCAGCAAGCGGCCCACCGGCATCACCTTCCGCCGCGATCAGCAGGGTGACAAGGCCCTGGCGCTCCGGGTGTGTGACTGGTGCCGCTCCTCGGGCTCGGCCGACCAGATCGGGCTGCTCACCACGGATGTCGACGCGAAGCGCCGGGTGGGCGTGAACCTCTGCCTGGATCTCCGCTGCAACGAGAAGTTGGAGGCGACGACGAACATGGCCGGTGGGAGTGTCCTCGATGAAAACAAGCAGCTCATCGAACGCATGGCCCGCTTCGCGAGCGAGGCGTTGGGCATGGAGCTCGGCTCGGAAGCGTCCTGA